The following coding sequences lie in one Schistocerca serialis cubense isolate TAMUIC-IGC-003099 chromosome 12, iqSchSeri2.2, whole genome shotgun sequence genomic window:
- the LOC126428155 gene encoding probable ribosome biogenesis protein RLP24, translating into MRIETCYFCSSRIYPGHGIQFVRNDCKIFKFCRSKCHAAFKKKKNPRKVRWTKAFRKTAGKELAVDPAFEFEKRRNIPLKYDREMWSKTVEAMKRVDEIRQKREAHHIMQRLRKGRELETQRDIKEVHRDLSLIRSPAAGLKDRAKEEAFVQVEESDTEMEVAETVEPMGA; encoded by the exons ATGCGTATAGAAACGTGTTATTTTTGTTCTTCCCGTATCTATCCGGGACATGGAATACAGTTCGTAAGAAATGATTGTAAG atCTTCAAATTCTGCCGATCGAAATGTCATGCGGctttcaagaagaagaagaatccacGTAAAGTAAGGTGGACCAAAGCTTTCCGAAAAACAGCAGGAAAAGAACTTGCTGTAGATCCAGCTTTTGAATTTGAGAAACGAAGGAACATACCACTGAAGTATGACAGGGAGATGTGGTCAAAAACTG TGGAAGCTATGAAGCGTGTAGACGAGATCAGGCAGAAGCGAGAGGCCCACCATATCATGCAGCGGCTGCGGAAGGGCCGCGAGCTGGAGACCCAGCGTGACATCAAGGAGGTACACAGGGACCTCTCGCTCATCCGGTCTCCTGCGGCAGGCCTCAAGGACAGGGCCAAGGAAGAAGCCTTCGTTCAGGTTGAGGAATCTGACACAGAAATGGAAGTCGCAGAGACTGTCGAGCCGATGGGAGCTTAA